A single window of Nicotiana sylvestris chromosome 5, ASM39365v2, whole genome shotgun sequence DNA harbors:
- the LOC104240046 gene encoding DEAD-box ATP-dependent RNA helicase 5, which translates to MGKSDDSIQRRKNKKSRKKQDDNKLSARISGIIAAKKRRLSGKRRMCEGMCYSLPTPEDPFNERHGKPDFVKKKKKQINSKKDKNRVNKTRVALKTGATDRNNANVTAENKISQNAGKLEEELRTAAAGGRNAFDNHMDAPTKFLILCLKNIQDGLQQDGTFNDGEDKPFFVHTWGIEFWKYFTHGKDIIGTNQAHATVEQIAWVAATAADAISSKEKEGISISSPFLLFLVPSQEKAAKVRKICKPLKALGIHTVSLHPGASIDHQIQGLKNCEPEFLISTPERLQQLLSCGAIDTSDVSFLVIDGPLNEAGYVDAVEAIAKSISGKPQILAFSDCSDSSSNFLIKKSFGESICRIPHDDPINGQSMALDSCASKLSKANGACSQTVDTPFFLPKI; encoded by the exons ATGGGGAAAAGTGACGATTCAATTCAGAGAAGGAAGAATAAGAAGAGCAGAAAGAAACAAGATGATAATAAGCTCTCCGCTCGTATCTCCGGCATTATTGCTGCCAAGAAACGTCGTCTCTCCGGCAAACGCCGTATGTGCGAG GGAATGTGTTATAGTCTGCCTACACCCGAGGATCCCTTCAACGAGAGGCATGGAAAACCTGattttgtgaagaaaaagaaaaagcagATCAATTCGAAAAAGGACAAGAACCGTGTTAACAAGACTAGGGTCGCTCTGAAAACCGGAGCTACCGATCGTAATAACGCAAACGTGACGGCTGAAAATAAGATATCACAAAATGCTGGCAAGTTAGAGGAAGAGCTCCGCACGGCTGCTGCTGGGGGACGAAATGCTTTTGATAATCACATGGATGCTCCAACTAAGTTTTTAATTCTATGCTTGAAAAACATTCAGGACGGGCTTCAGCAAGATGGGACCTTCAATGATGGAGAGGACAAGCCTTTCTTCGTCCATACATGGGGAATTGAATTCTGGAAATATTTTACTCATGGCAAAGATATAATTGGTACAAATCAAGCCCATGCTACGGTTGAGCAAATTGCTTGGGTTGCAGCAACGGCTGCTGATGCCATTTCAAGCAAGGAGAAAGAAGGGATATCAATTAGCAGCCCGTTCCTTTTATTCCTTGTTCCCTCTCAAGAGAAAGCTGCTAAG GTGCGGAAAATATGCAAGCCTTTGAAAGCTCTTGGAATACATACAGTGAGTCTGCATCCTGGTGCTTCCATAGACCACCAGATTCAGGG TCTGAAGAACTGTGAGCCGGAGTTTCTTATATCCACTCCTGAAAGACTTCAACAGCTCCTCTCCTGTGGTGCCATTGATACTTCTGATGTTTCTTTCCTG GTCATTGATGGACCTCTTAATGAAGCTGGTTATGTTGATGCGGTTGAAGCCATTGCAAAATCTATTTCTGGAAAGCCACAAATACTGGCTTTCAGTGACTGCTCAGATTCTTCATCCAATTTTCTTATAAAGAAGAGTTTTGGAGAATCAATCTGTAGAATACCGCATGATGATCCAATAAATGGTCAAAGCATGGCTTTAGATAGTTGCGCTTCTAAGTTGTCAAAG GCAAATGGAGCCTGCTCCCAGACAGTTGATACTCCATTCTTTCTTCCAAAGATTTAA